From a single Vanacampus margaritifer isolate UIUO_Vmar chromosome 15, RoL_Vmar_1.0, whole genome shotgun sequence genomic region:
- the adgra3 gene encoding adhesion G protein-coupled receptor A3 has protein sequence MRALSFPFVILLLCIGGARSTAADASACKYEEHSKSTGKSLASDRKVVCSNMELRQMLPPDSFPNRTITLFLNNNKIQELKNGSFLGLSALEKLDLRNNLISRIEPGAFLGLTALKRLELSNNSIGCLNVDIFRGLTSLIRLNLSGNLFSSLAQGTFDSLVSLKSLDFQTPYLLCDCNLQWLLHWLRDRNVATKNTKCSYPQSLQGQLVTAVKPELLTCDAPLELPSFQLTPSQRQVVFQGDSLPFQCQASFVAEDMQVLWYQNGRMVTPDAAQGIYIEKRMVQNCSLIASALTISNIQPGFTGIWECRVRTSRGNTTRTVHIVVLESSAKYCAPERVSNNKGDFRWPRTLAGIRAFLPCNRLQSSAGSYSGGAGEEQRAWRDCNRNGLWAEEDYSRCQFQKDVTRFLYVINQMPLNESNVVPRARRLLVYTIDAANFSDKMDIIFVAEMIEKFAKFVDKFKDLGEVMVSMASNLMLADERVLWMAQREATACSRIIACLQKIAAHRLASAQAFSLTSPNIALEAHSVKPNEWNGMTCMLFQRPSPERTPGQDRQLTFKCNTTGSFSSVLLKSTTVEASLQLPQSLFTQAALLPGQAEDTVYKLHLLGFRNGKFFPSTGNSSQLADGGKRRNVATPVIMAKIDGISTRMLRTPVNITLRRFARGSDAVSACWNFSLAGGQGGWQSDGCRILGHHDNFTTISCNSLGNYGLLMDLSTVDYFTPTIEPLHPVIYATSIVLLFCLLTIIVSYVYHHNSVRVSRKCWHMLVNLCFHVSLTCAVFVGGINQTRYASVCQAVGILLHYSTLATALWVGVTARNIYKQVTRKAKRYEEPDEPPPPPRPMLRFYLIGGGIPTIVCGITAAANIKNYGSQINAPYCWMAWEPSIGAFYGPAGFIIFVDCMYFLSILLQLRRHPERRYEFKELADERQHLAGESAVDGPRRPLAPSLLPQAAPVAALENEHTFGAQLMGVAVALGLYASLWVFGATAVSQDHPFDLAFTCLFGVAALALAAFMVAHHCVNRQDMRRFWSQACCSARRDYSTQEDALLPQPGGAAAGSAKTDAESNKGARSSSADSSYTNKSAPSVRNSAHGSKLTNLHAEAAQCKPNAANVANAAAPVMTILDNSLTEHSVDNEIKMHVAPVDVQFRPVDNNPAVNRPHKNRSRTHRASRLTVLREYAYDVPTSVDGSVQSASSRRHHYYDVAARNSRRAAYMAYRERHRSQLQQDSSDSASLSRRSRKACEVADAGAEPSGSKDSAGAAEPFGSGELETKSYGLNLIMQNGGALKENGQVVPLVSAGESAPCVKTGLWKHETTV, from the exons ATGAGAGCTCTTTCGTTCCCGTTTGTGATTTTGCTGCTCTGCATCGGCGGCGCCCGCTCAACGGCGGCGGACGCGTCCGCTTGCAAATACGAAGAGCACTCGAAGAGCACCGGGAAAAGCCTGGCGTCCGACAGGAAGGTGGTCTGCAGCAACATGGAGCTTCGTCAGATGCTACCTCCCGACTCTTTCCCAAATCGGACTATCACACT GTTtcttaacaacaataaaattcaAGAGCTGAAGAACGGCTCGTTTCTCGGATTGTCAGCGTTGGAAAAATT AGACCTGCGGAATAACCTGATCAGCCGAATAGAACCAGGTGCCTTCCTCGGATTGACAGCTCTCAAAAGACT GGAGTTGTCCAACAACAGTATCGGCTGCCTCAACGTGGACATCTTCAGAGGCCTCACCAGTCTCATTCGACT AAATCTCTCTGGGAATCTGTTTTCGTCGTTGGCTCAAGGGACTTTTGACAGCCTCGTGTCTTTGAAATCACT GGACTTCCAGACGCCGTACCTGCTGTGCGACTGCAACCTGCAATGGCTGCTGCATTGGCTCCGCGACAGGAACGTGGCAACCAAGAACACCAAGTGTTCGTACCCGCAGTCGCTGCAGGGCCAGCTCGTCACAGCCGTCAAGCCGGAGCTCCTCACGTGCG ACGCCCCCCTCGAGCTGCCCTCCTTCCAGCTGACTCCATCCCAGCGCCAGGTGGTCTTCCAGGGGGACAGCCTTCCCTTCCAGTGTCAGGCGTCCTTCGTGGCCGAGGACATGCAGGTGCTGTGGTACCAGAACGGGCGCATGGTGACGCCCGACGCCGCCCAGGGCATTTACATCGAGAAACGCATGGTGCAGAACTGCTCCCTGATTGCCAG CGCCTTGACCATCTCGAACATCCAACCGGGCTTTACCGGGATCTGGGAGTGCCGGGTCCGGACAAGCAGAGGAAACACCACCAGGACGGTCCATATTGTTGTGTTGGAGAGTTCCGCCAAATATTGCGCCCCCGAACGCGTCTCCAACAACAAGGGAGACTTCAG GTGGCCGCGCACCCTGGCCGGAATCCGAGCCTTCCTCCCCTGCAACAGATTACAATCAAGTGCGGGAAGCTACTCGGGCGGCGCTGGCGAGGAGCAGCGCGCTTGGCGAGACTGTAATCGCAATGGGCTGTGGGCGGAGGAGGATTACTCCCGCTGCCAGTTCCAAAAAGACGTCACTCGCTTCCTCTATGTCATCAACCAG atgcCTCTGAACGAAAGCAACGTAGTGCCCAGGGCTCGCCGCCTCCTGGTCTATACCATCGACGCCGCCAACTTCTCAGACAAGATGGACATCATCTTTGTGGCGGAGATGATTGAGAAGTTCGCAAAGTTTGTGGACAAATTTAAAGAC CTCGGTGAGGTCATGGTGAGCATGGCCAGCAATCTGATGCTGGCCGACGAGCGCGTGCTGTGGATGGCGCAGCGCGAGGCCACGGCGTGCTCACGCATCATCGCCTGCCTCCAGAAGATCGCCGCCCACCGCTTGGCCTCAGCGCAGGCCTTCTCCCTG ACGTCCCCCAACATCGCTCTGGAGGCCCACTCGGTCAAGCCCAACGAGTGGAACGGAATGACCTGCATGTTGTTCCAGAGGCCCAGCCCGGAACGGACCCCCGGGCAGGACCGCCAGCTCACCTTTAAATGCAACACCACCGGCTCCTTCTCCAGCGTTCTACTCAAG AGCACGACAGTGGAGGCGTCCCTGCAGCTTCCTCAGTCGCTCTTTACGCAAGCGGCGCTGCTGCCCGGGCAGGCGGAGGACACGGTTTACAAGCTCCACCTGCTGGGCTTCCGCAACGGCAAGTTCTTCCCCTCTACCGGCAACTCGTCTCAGCTGGCCGACGGCGGGAAGAGGAGGAACGTGGCCACTCCGGTCATCATGGCAAAGATAG ATGGCATTTCCACACGTATGCTGCGGACACCCGTCAACATCACCCTTCGGCGCTTCGCCCGCGGCTCCGACGCCGTGTCGGCCTGCTGGAACTTCAGCCTGGCGGGCGGCCAGGGCGGCTGGCAGAGCGACGGCTGCCGCATCCTGGGCCACCATGACAACTTCACCACCATATCCTGTAACTCGCTCGGCAACTACGGACTGCTCATG GACCTCAGCACCGTGGACTACTTCACTCCCACCATCGAGCCACTGCATCCCGTCATCTATGCCACAAGCATCGTGCTCCTCTTCTGCCTGCTGACCATCATCGTCAGTTACGTCTACCACCACAA CTCGGTGCGTGTTAGCCGCAAGTGTTGGCACATGCTGGTCAACCTCTGCTTCCACGTCTCGCTCACGTGCGCCGTGTTTGTGGGCGGCATCAATCAGACGCGCTACGCCAGCGTCTGCCAAGCG GTGGGCATTTTACTCCACTACTCCACACTGGCGACCGCCCTCTGGGTGGGTGTGACGGCGCGCAATATTTACAAGCAAGTGACACGCAAAGCCAAGCGCTATGAGGAGCCGGATGAGCCGCCCCCGCCGCCGCGCCCGATGCTGAG GTTCTACTTAATCGGCGGAGGGATACCTACTATTGTTTGTGGCATCACAGCGGCAGCTAACATCAAGAATTACGGCAGCCAAATCAATGCGCCTTA CTGCTGGATGGCGTGGGAGCCGAGCATCGGCGCTTTTTACGGCCCGGCAGGTTTTATCATTTTCGTGGACTGCATGTACTTCCTCAGCATCCTGCTTCAGCTGCGGCGCCACCCCGAGCGCCGCTACGAGTTCAAGGAACTGGCCGACGAGCGGCAGCACCTGGCCGGTGAGTCGGCGGTGGATGGCCCGCGCCGCCCCCTTGCGCCCAGCCTCCTTCCGCAAGCTGCACCCGTAGCGGCGCTGGAGAATGAGCACACCTTCGGCGCTCAGCTTATGGGGGTGGCTGTGGCCTTAGGGTTGTACGCCAGCCTGTGGGTGTTCGGCGCCACAGCCGTGTCGCAGGACCATCCTTTCGATTTGGCATTCACGTGCCTGTTCGGCGTGGCGGCGCTGGCCCTCGCTGCATTCATGGTGGCGCACCACTGCGTCAACAGGCAGGATATGAGGCGCTTCTGGTCGCAGGCCTGTTGCTCTGCCAGACGTGATtactccacacaggaagatgCTCTCCTGCCGCAGCCCGGCGGCGCCGCGGCTGGCTCGGCCAAGACGGACGCGGAGTCCAACAAGGGCGCCCGCAGCAGCAGCGCAGATTCTTCCTACACCAATAAGAGCGCGCCCAGTGTACGCAACTCCGCACACGGCAGCAAGCTGACCAATCTGCACGCAGAGGCTGCCCAGTGCAAGCCCAATGCTGCCAATGTCGCCAATGCCGCCGCCCCGGTGATGACCATTTTGGACAACAGCCTGACGGAGCATTCGGTAGACaatgaaatcaaaatgcacGTCGCGCCAGTGGACGTGCAGTTCCGCCCCGTGGACAACAATCCGGCCGTCAACAGGCCCCACAAGAACCGATCCCGCACACACCGCGCCAGCCGCCTGACCGTGCTGCGGGAGTACGCCTACGACGTGCCCACCAGCGTGGACGGCAGCGTCCAGAGCGCCTCCAGCAGGCGGCACCACTATTACGACGTGGCGGCGCGCAACAGCCGCCGCGCCGCTTACATGGCCTACAGGGAACGGCACCGGAGCCAGCTGCAGCAGGACAGCAGCGACAGCGCCAGCCTATCGCGACGCTCTCGTAAGGCGTGCGAGGTGGCGGATGCGGGGGCGGAGCCCTCCGGGTCCAAAGACTCCGCCGGCGCCGCAGAGCCGTTCGGCAGCGGCGAATTGGAAACCAAATCGTACGGGCTTAACCTTATCATGCAGAACGGAGGTGCGCTCAAAGAAAATGGCCAAGTGGTTCCACTCGTAAGTGCGGGCGAGAGCGCCCCCTGTGTCAAAACTGGCTTGTGGAAACATGAGACTACCGTGTAG